The Oncorhynchus masou masou isolate Uvic2021 chromosome 25, UVic_Omas_1.1, whole genome shotgun sequence DNA window ACCCCATGACTTATTAACAGAGAGATAGGGACATAGATAACATCGCCCCAACTGCATGCTTGAAGGCTTGGTGGAAGGGCCTGTTACAGTTTCTTTTTATGTTGTTTCCATGTCACATCGAGTGGATCGATTTGACTAGACCCTGTTTATGGAAACCCCAATAAAGAAATAAATATTTCCCGTTTGACTTACTTGATGTCTCAGGAAAGACGATGTTTGTCACTGCTGTAACTATGCTTCAGTGGTGTGCTCATTATCTATCTGCTCCAAAAGGCACCGTTCTCAATTAGTTTCTGAGCTCAGGTGGCACTTATCAGGCCTACTTAATCAGAACAGGCCCACACAACTGTGAGGTGTGTAATTGAACTTTGccaaagaaatacaagctgagaTCTCATTGCTAATGTTGGCCATTGGATCTAGGTCTTTATTGCACCTGCCCCGTTGTCCTATTTATCATTCCTTCACTGACCCCTATTGTGACAGTCATCCACAACGTATATAAGTTATATCGAATACCCAGTGTTTTTCCTGGTAAAGGTCTCCTGTCTCTGGTATTGACAGTGTTAGTGAGGGTGTGAGTAGCGACCTGACTGGTAGTCCTGTTTGATCAGCTGCAGCTCTTCCCGGAAGCTGGTCTCCAATGTGCTGATCCTACTGTGGAGTTTCCTCTTCGAGTGCTTCACCATGTCTGCCTGGTGCTCCTGTTCCAGCTgaatctctgctctctccacacGGACTGACAGCAGCCTGACCTGCTCACTGAGCCTCCCATCCGCCTCCAcctgcacacacccacacgccTTACCATAGTCCAGCAgacaaactgacacacacacacacacacacacatatatgcataCTACCATTTTGTCCTGCAGTAGTGACCGTAGCACCTCACTgccatgtctgtgtgtctgtgctgaaCTGCTGAGCTGTTGCTCTGTCCACATCctgagtctgtctgtgtcctccctCGCCTCCCTTACCACACCAGAGCTCCTGTAGGTGGAATATATATGTTATTGATGTTATATCCACATGCAACTGGGTACAGATTGTTGAGGATTGTGAACAATCATATACACATCACAAGAGTCACCTCTGACAGTCTGGTTCAGGATGGTTTACTGAGAAATCGACCTAAACAGTTGCACAACTATCTCAATAGTCTATCTCAGATTTAAGGTGTCACTTCTTATTAACTGAGTATGTTTCTATAGCAGGCCCTGCAgttggatgggaggaggaggtacCCTAAACTATGTTCTCTTGGGTAGTTATGCCAGTGACCTTCTCAGCAACAGCACACTCTTTGTTTTGTTTGGTCTGCAAGCCAAGCACTTCACTCTGCTGCACTCAAATGCTGCCTCTCCATTAGAAGTCCACAGCCAGGCTTTCTCCATTTGAGAGGAGAGACTCGAGACAGCCATCTGTCCACACTAATCGTAAATAGCAGAGGGAAGTCCCAAAAACAGTGCGGTGAAAGCTGCCACCTTGGATATGCCGAGTTAGCTCCCCTCAAAGGCTTTCTGCAAGTTTTAGCACAATATACTCGATCACTCATCAATAATTGCCTCAAGGGTGTGACGTTATGTCTTAACCCCTTAGCTTCTCAAATACAGCATGCCTCATTCCTCTCATCGAGTGTTTCCTCTTGACAGAGTTTCAGTGAGGCAGCATCTAGGGTGGGTATTGGTGCTCTGTGGGTTGAGTACCTGCGTGTGTACCTGCATGCATGTAGCAATGCACATGCCACAACCACCTGAGGACATCTCCTTTTAAACCATCTAGTTCCTGTGTTTGAGGAGTGCAAAATCCCCTTGCCACTTATTTTTCCCTCGATTGTTTGCTTTCATTTTACTCTTGCTCGtgccatttttttgtccattaacgTAATGACCAAAGGAAACGTTTGTGATGACCTGTCAAACGCACTTAGGTAATGGCTGAAATGAGCTCAATGAAATACATTGGCTTTCCGTTGCATCTATAGGAGCACTGATGCTTGTCGGCGATTTAACACATTGTCTAGAGACATTTTCTACACAATTAAAAAAGTAATGATTTAATACAGTTGTAACGTTTACAAATTAGAAGCGCTGGAATATGTATTCATGTATGTAACTACACCTAGTGTCTATATGTGCAATTCCGCGGGCCAGCATCCTTGCGGAACGCATtcgacaccttgcagagtccataccctgatgaattgaggctgtccttACCAAAatggggtacaactcaatattaggaatgtgttcctaatgttttgtacactcagtggatTTGAGCGCATAACAAGAAAAATAGTTACATTATACAATAAATGTAATACCtggaaaaaaataatacaaaaaatctTTTAAAAACCTGAATTCCCACCAAAATGCCTGAACTTCATTCATTATTTGTCCTTGCCAGTAGTGCTATACTGTAATTCAGCCATCTGATGGATTATAGTTTGGATTATCTTTATCCATTTTACAATTTGCAttcattattattgttattttttacctTTTACAACTTCaatgactgtttgtgtgtgtgtgtgtgtgtgtgtgtgtgtgtgtgtgtgtgtgtgtgtgtgtgtgtgtgtgtgtgtgtgtgtgtgtgtgtgtgtgtgtgtgtgtgtgtgtatttttgtttgtgtgtggtttGAAGGGGCAGGGCTGTGCAACATGATGTGCTTAAGCTATTCATTACCTGTTCCTGGGGCCAGGCCATGATGGACTAGATACAGATGGATTACCTGCTTGGGTCAGATCTTAGTGTCTCCATTgtaacaaataaaaatgtaaaactggTGGATTCAACATTGAATAATGATTTTGCCTCACCACTTATAATGGCAAAGGTAGTGCATTTCACAAGGAAAGGAGAGAGCTATCTCTTTTATTGCCTATGAAAAATAAGCATGTAAGACCAAGCTTCCTTGATGTAGGGGCTTTGACCTAGTTCCTTTCGTGGTGCTACTACATGATGTACTGTTATATTCAGTGGCATAGAATACAGCGTAGGTACTAGTATTCGTACCCCGTTCCCCCCATACATAGTATGATTAAGTTGTCTCTCAACAGGCTTTTAAAGGTCAGTGTCTAGGTTGTGTGTTAAATGGGGTTACTGTAAGAGCACAAGACACACTTGGCCTCCAGGAGCTTGATTTGGCTGTGCAGGTCAGTCCAGCTGTTTCTCTGGCCGTGGGTCTGGTCCACCAGCAACACCTCCAGTCTGCTAACTGCCTGAGACagctgcacacgcacacacacatacacacacacacacacacacacacacacacacacattttaaatacTTGATTTGAATCCACCAATCAAATTTACATTAAAAAGGGACATTTAAAGGTCCTTGCATGCAtggacactccagacagacaggaaggcagacagacagatggacagatagacaggcaaacagacaggcATTGTAAACAGCCTCAAACCTGGCCCCTGTGTGACATACACATGAAGAGTTTATTACCAAAACGCTATATTCCATATTCGCTATAttctgtgttgatgtgtgtgaaaaatattactgttctcagatttgttgtttaatagattttagatgtgaacaaatgtgtatttttattttttataaacgcTATAcatccattgtttagctggacATCTGCTAAGTGACAAacattttaaatgtaaatgttttacatacagatctcatattactgtattgaATAAATATTATAAtggttttttttatatattgatGTCACATGTATCATTTGTAGAAAAACAAATGTTATGTAGAAATGTGTTACctttgactgtgtaaaacctagcagtactacttattTATCTGAGAGTGAGGCGGATAAACTGCATAGCAACAAAAAAACGTTTTTAAAATGAACACAACTTGATCAACATGTGCAAAATGTGCAATTCACTGGCTAGATGCAATCATAACTGAGGTTGTTTTGGGGCTCTAAAGCcttcaggatggtaagttggtggttgaagatatccctagtggtgtgggggctgtgctttggcaaagtgggtggggttatatccttcctgttttgccctgtccgggggtgtcccctcctgtcccctcctgtctcagcctccagtatttatgctgcagtagtttatgtgtcggggggctggggtcaatttgttatatctggagtacttctcctgtccaattcggtgtcctgtgtgaatctaagtgtgcgttctctaattctctccttctctctctcggaggacctgagccctaggaccatgccccaggactacctgacatgatgactccttgctgtccccagtccaactggccgtgctgctactccagtttcaactgttctgccttattattattcgaccatgctggtcatttatgaacatttgaacatcttggccatgttctgttataatctctacccggcacagccagaagaggactggccaccccacatagcctggttcctctctaggtttcttcctaggttttggcctttctagagagtttttcctaaccaccgtgcttctacacctgcattgcttgctgtttggggttttaggctgggtttctgtacagcactttgagatatcagctgatgtacgaagggctatataaataaatttgatttgatttgattcatgtgTTTGTCAACCCCAGGCCACAATTCACTAATACTCTAATTAGAGAATTGTGGCCTGGAGTAATATCCTCTTTCACTCTTTGTCCAACACAAAAGTCTAGCCAGGTTTTGCTACAGTCGTCATCCCtactatgtactgtatgtattcagcGAGAGGCCATGTTGGTTCCTTCAGGAAAGGAAGCTAAAAGGAAAGGGAGATTCCTTTATGCATCTTGTTGTGAAGTGCTTGGTCAAGTTGAGTCTGACCTAAAAGCAGTCCAGTTGTTCAGAACCCCTAACCTTGATGTCTATCTCTCTCAGTCGCTCTCCCAGACCTGACTTGACCTCTGACACCTCCTGTTGGAGCCTGGCGATCTCCTGTGCCCTGTCGCTCACATCACCTGACAGCTTGGCAATGCTGGCATCACACCTGAGAgtgagacagggaaagagagatgtcTTTACcattacagtacaatacactccCACCTGGCTTGACCATCTCTGGGAAgtttgggtgtcaaatgaaagctaagagtctatattttTGAGAAATTAAGTTAtttatacagtacaagtcaaaagtttggacacgcctactcattcaagggttttctttatttgtactattttctacattgtagaataatagtgaagacctcaaaactatgaaataacacacatggaatcatgtagaaacaaaaaagcgttaaacaaatcaaaatgtatttcatatttgagattcttcaaagtagccaccctttgccttgatggcagcttttcacactcttggcattctctcaaccagcttcatgaggtagtctcctagaatgcatttcaatcgCTAAAAGTTCAtttctggaatttctttccttcttaatacatttgagccaatcagttggttGTGACAAGGGACTGTAGGTTTGGTATACagatgatagccctatttgataaaagaccaagtccatattatggcaagaatagctcaaacaagcaaagagaaacaacactctatcattactttaagacatgaaggtcagttaatatggaacatttcaagaactttgacggtttcttcaagtgcagtcgcaaaaaccatcaagcgctatgatgaaacaggctctcatgaggactgccacagtaaaggaagacccagagttacctctgctgcagaggataagttcattagaattaactgcacctcagattgcagcccaaataaatgcttcacagagttcaagtaacagacacatctgaacatcaactggtcagaggagactgcatgaatcaggccttcatggttttcttctgcaaagaaaccactatttaAGGACACCAATacgaagaagagactttcttgagCCAAGAAATACAAGCAAtgtacattagaccagtggaaatatgtcctttggtctgatgagtcataatttgagatttttggttccaaccaccgtgtctttgtgagacgcagagtaagtgaacggatgttctccgcatgtgtagttccaccgtgaagcatggaggaggaggtgtgatgtgtgggggtgcttagCTGGTGACACtggctgtgatttatttagaattcaagacacacttaaccagcaagttaataacctgttaattcatatgccttgcgacagtgatatataggcctaaaggccgagacaataagacagtggcagaataaattcaaccacacctttgatTTATCACAAAACCAGATAGCAACCTCTGTcaagtgaagtccacaaagcatattgcatctatagtaacagacagttagttacatgacctacagtatGGTCAGGCAAATGAATGTTTCTGCCATTTTTAGACCActgaacaactattgatttagaacaacAAAGAGGTACCGCAAGTCACAAAGTAAATATGAagtgcctccactattccagcaacatttcaacatcaaatcacctctgcttagtctaatagagtgacaactaaaagatacctaacacaatttagtccaatcaacgtaagctaaatatgatatGGCTGTTTATGGTTCTGAtttctgcgtgcgtgtgtgtgcctgcgcgtTCCTGCAAATTTAACTGTTGACTCACCCTACATGTAGAGAAACACCAatgtcatcctcctctctttcatgttgatgaaACTGTCTATCACTCTGTGATTCAGTACTctcttttattttttgttgttctaGGCTAAAAAAatcttgctcgctagcctaacttccaatGTTAGTGTCACATTTGCTCCTGCAACACCCTCTAATTTTGTGTCTCCTTGACTTGCCTCCACTCCCGCAGTACTctctacctctgtgtgtgtgtgtgtgtgt harbors:
- the fam81b gene encoding protein FAM81B; translation: MSQPYQPYDKSDVIEGRLTNQERTMSVLLEQAFRIKEEVVASLHFTQGSVQSETSSRRLLESHIHTITHIVKQLSTDIQVLKSQIAQRDSVTSGTSFAMQSLDHKNLAGFGDLRGRVARCDASIAKLSGDVSDRAQEIARLQQEVSEVKSGLGERLREIDIKLSQAVSRLEVLLVDQTHGQRNSWTDLHSQIKLLEAKSSGVVREAREDTDRLRMWTEQQLSSSAQTHRHGSEVLRSLLQDKMVEADGRLSEQVRLLSVRVERAEIQLEQEHQADMVKHSKRKLHSRISTLETSFREELQLIKQDYQSGFQSVHDAIDSLRQIGDTKARLDKEKLQKDIKHIRRKMVELRDV